In Canis aureus isolate CA01 chromosome 6, VMU_Caureus_v.1.0, whole genome shotgun sequence, one genomic interval encodes:
- the RNF2 gene encoding E3 ubiquitin-protein ligase RING2, producing MSQAVQTNGTQPLSKTWELSLYELQRTPQEAITDGLEIVVSPRSLHSELMCPICLDMLKNTMTTKECLHRFCADCIITALRSGNKECPTCRKKLVSKRSLRPDPNFDALISKIYPSRDEYEAHQERVLARINKHNNQQALSHSIEEGLKIQAMNRLQRGKKQQIENGSGAEDNGDSSHCSNASTHSNQEAGPSNKRTKTSDDSGLELDNNNATVAIDPVMDGASEIELVFRPHPTLMEKDDSAQTRYIKTSGNATVDHLSKYLAVRLALEELRSKGESNQMNLDTASEKQYTIYIATASGQFTVLNGSFSLELVSEKYWKVNKPMELYYAPTKEHK from the exons GAGGCAATAACGGATGGCTTGGAAATTGTGGTTTCACCTCGAAGTCTACACAGTGAATTAATGTGCCCAATTTGTTTGGATATGTTGAAAAACACCATGACTACAAAGGAGTGTTTGCATCGTTTTTGTGCAGACTGCATTATCACAGCCCTCAGAAGTGG CAATAAAGAATGTCCTACCTGTCGAAAAAAGCTAGTTTCTAAAAGATCACTAAGGCCAGACCCAAACTTTGATGCACTCATCAGCAAAATTTATCCAAGTCGTGATGAGTATGAAGCTCATCAGGAGAGAGTATTGGCTAGGATCAACAAGCACAATAATCAGCAAGCACTCAGTCACAGCATTGAGGAAGGACTGAAGATACAGGCCATGAACAG ATTACAGcgaggcaagaaacaacaaatcgAAAATGGTAGTGGAGCAGAAGATAATGGTGACAGTTCTCACTGTAGTAATGCTTCCACGCACAGTAATCAGGAAGCAGGACCTAGTAACAAACGGACCAAAACATCTGATGATTCCGGGCTTGAGCTTGATAATAACAATGCAACAGTGGCAATTGATCCAGTAATGGATGGTGCTAGTGAAATTGAATTAGTATTCAGGCCTCATCCTACACTAATGGAAAAAGATGATAGTGCACAGACAAG gTACATAAAGACTTCAGGTAATGCCACTGTTGATCACTTATCCAAGTATCTGGCTGTGAGGTTAGCTTTGGAAGAACTTCGAAGCAAAGGAGAATCAAACCAGATGAACCTTGATACAGCCAGTGAGAAGCAGTATACCATTTACATAGCAACAGCCAGTGGGCAGTTCACT gtaTTAAAtggctctttttctttggaattggTCAGTGAGAAATACTGGAAAGTGAACAAACCCATGGAACTTTATTATGCACCCACAAAGGAGCACAAATGA